The Raphanus sativus chloroplast, complete genome genome contains the following window.
TTTATAGTTCATTAATTCAATTTCGTTTTATTAATACTTAATTCCGTAAAAATCCCTGCCTTCTTTGAAATATCATGAACTGTTCTTGTTGGTTGAGCGCCCTTTTTAAGGAAATCGAGAATAGCAGGAAGATTTAAATAAGTTTGATTAGTTATCGGATCATAAAACCCCACCTTCCGAAGATCTCTTCCTTCTCTTCGGGATCGAACATCAATTGCAACGATTCGATAAACGGCTCATTGGGATAGATGTATATGAATAATACCCCCCCCGAGAAACGTATAAGAGGCTTTGGCCTCGTACGGCTCGAGAAAAAAATGCAATGAGTAGAAGTTAACTCTCTTTATAAAATTCAAACATTAAATCAATTAGCCAGTATTGAAACCCTAACTATTTTTTTCATAAAAAGCGTTCGTAACATTCGTACTCTCGTAACTCAAGTTAAATAACTCTCAAATATCTCAACAGAGAATCCTTAAGTACTCTTTTTATTGAGTAGTCTCTAACCCTTTTTTTGTTTGTCTCATTTTTTAGAATTAATTTTGATTCTTCATTCTGATCTAGTTGTTCAAACAATTGAAAAAGGGATTTCCTTGTTTCAGGATTCTTTATCCTTACTTTGAATCTTTGGGTTTAGACATTACTTCGGTGATCTTGATCGTTTTATTAAAAAAGGGCAGCAACAAGCCCCTTATTTTGTTTATGATTTATTTTCTTTCTATCAAATAATCATACAAACGCTTGATTCACGCATGATAGACTTTTGATTCAAAGAATTTTACAATTTTACGAAAATTTCCTTTTCCATTGTAAAATTACTTGAAGGGCTTTTTTTTTCAATATCAAAATAAAAAGACTTACGAAGTTGTTCCAACTTATTGATTCGCACTAACCCTAGATCCTTACTCCTGCGAAAGGAATCAAAACTTTCTATTCTCCTCGAGCTCCATCCTGTA
Protein-coding sequences here:
- the rps16 gene encoding ribosomal protein S16, with amino-acid sequence MVKLRLKRCGRKQRAVYRIVAIDVRSRREGRDLRKVGFYDPITNQTYLNLPAILDFLKKGAQPTRTVHDISKKAGIFTELSINKTKLN